In Podospora pseudopauciseta strain CBS 411.78 chromosome 3, whole genome shotgun sequence, one genomic interval encodes:
- a CDS encoding hypothetical protein (COG:S; EggNog:ENOG503PE42) encodes MAMQSTSINLEQLLFPNSDFPSPYISPGGYLNFHGKGLAVVPELEDVQRPSSRLSPATTIAENDNISSATRLKPPPVSHQRRTGRRSLGATTGRPRASSPATVASKDDHLQCPLCSEVGAYTACRRKNDLKRHMRNYHNTNAQWACPKRGCGKTYDCLPGMKAHLKEPSHGNLHRSSECTTTILCPRVVFACGFTNCKHVFETPDAADPAETATDYFHHVANHVEANRHNQAWSHSTCFRNLMRQAGIYDGWKNRHPKGKDLKWQPHTSIVLRKMLETRHVPDSELLVLWAVRLGSKPYSESPSPAPRGLPEALCLPVSELCGCSAKSVLPSPSHPNPSPGSPEVPENLADRSAELDSAAYSGTSAFSQNVNDQGYTQGSTLGVSRPFDNSPQLEDGYPLLTVNQQPAIEWSGYHYNRNNQDMSDTRIDPALLNVRGQSWWMDYGMEGVDAAREVDDLSSW; translated from the exons ATGGCTATGCAAAGCACCAGCATCAACCTTGAACAATTGCTCTTCCCGAACTCGGATTTTCCCAGCCCTTACATAAGTCCTGGTGGGTACTTAAACTTTCATGGGAAGGGATTGGCAGTTGTTCCGGAGTTGGAAGATGTTCAAC GTCCATCCTCACGCCTCTCTCCCGCGACTACCATTGCCGAGAATGACAACATATCCTCCGCTACAAGACTTAAACCACCTCCTGTCTCACATCAACGGCGCACTGGACGACGTTCTCTCGGTGCCACCACAGGTCGCCCGCGTGCCTCGTCACCAGCAACCGTGGCTAGCAAAGATGACCATCTCCAGTGCCCCCTCTGCTCTGAAGTTGGGGCATACACGGCCTGTCGCCGGAAGAATGATCTTAAACGCCATATGCGAAATTATCATAACACCAATGCACAGTGGGCCTGCCCGAAGCGTGGCTGCGGCAAGACATATGACTGTCTTCCGGGGATGAAAGCGCACCTAAAGGAGCCCAGTCACGGCAACCTCCACCGATCTTCGGAATGCACCACGACCATACTCTGCCCCCGAGTTGTCTTTGCCTGTGGCTTTACCAACTGCAAGCATGTCTTCGAAACACCTGACGCCGCCGACCCTGCCGAGACAGCTACTGATTACTTTCATCACGTCGCCAACCACGTCGAGGCCAATCGCCACAACCAGGCCTGGTCCCACTCAACCTGCTTCCGAAATCTCATGCGGCAAGCGGGTATCTATGATGGCTGGAAGAATCGACACCCCAAGGGCAAAGACTTGAAGTGGCAGCCGCACACATCAATCGTGTTGAGGAAGATGCTGGAGACCAGGCATGTGCCCGATAGTGAGCTGTTGGTGCTCTGGGCTGTCAGGTTGGGTTCTAAGCCGTACTCTGAATCCCCTTCGCCGGCACCGAGGGGTCTCCCTGAGGCTCTCTGTCTTCCTGTATCCGAGCTGTGTGGATGCAGTGCCAAGTCGGTACTTCCGTCGCCATCCCACCCCAATCCTTCTCCCGGTTCGCCTGAGGTTCCTGAGAACTTGGCCGACAGGTCTGCAGAGCTTGATTCAGCTGCTTATTCTGGCACTTCTGCTTTCAGCCAGAATGTAAACGATCAAGGCTATACCCAGGGTTCTACACTTGGTGTCAGCAGGCCGTTTGATAACTCCCCTCAACTGGAAGATGGATACCCATTGCTCACGGTAAACCAGCAGCCAGCTATCGAATGGTCCGGTTATCACTACAACAGAAACAACCAGGACATGTCAGACACCAGGATTGATCCCGCGCTTCTCAACGTGAGAGGCCAGTCATGGTGGATGGACTATGGGATGGAGGGCGTCGATGCTGCCCGTGAGGTGGACGACCTGTCGAGCTGGTAG
- a CDS encoding hypothetical protein (COG:S; EggNog:ENOG503Q57R), translating into MSYEAIRKATGASIKQIQYALTTPLTPRTDRRGRKPSQFTDEEKHRIARAFSDDPIARKLKWEDLRWYLEGFDRFKDQAFITAMRDAGYQRKVLPRRIKLTPAHMQARLAFAREQLALRPRPEDWEKVAFSDETWATNSHMWKRWLTVHEVEDIEAWASIRQKPHGWMFWAIICGAVKAGSFVWEKEYGGINSEKYQRYIVPIDYQFIMEKREQGTPVVFQHDNASSHVSNATRAYMTGLGIEQLTWPANSPDLNPIENVWFWMKNWIELNYDVEALSKTALRRAILAAWEAVPRDWLLQLAHSMPGRLQKIIDAEGKLIPY; encoded by the coding sequence ATGAGCTACGAAGCCATACGTAAGGCTACTGGCGCGTCGATCAAACAGATTCAATATGCCCTCACCACGCCGTTGACCCCGCGAACTGACCGTCGTGGCCGAAAGCCCTCGCAGTTCACCGACGAAGAAAAGCACCGTATTGCTCGTGCCTTCAGTGACGACCCTATCGCTCGCAAGCTCAAGTGGGAGGATTTACGCTGGTATTTGGAGGGCTTTGACCGATTCAAAGATCAGGCCTTCATCACGGCGATGAGAGATGCCGGCTACCAACGCAAGGTCCTACCGCGGAGGATTAAGCTCACGCCGGCTCACATGCAGGCTCGCCTGGCCTTTGCCCGCGAGCAATTGGCACTTCGGCCTCGCCCGGAAGACTGGGAAAAAGTGGCCTTCAGTGATGAGACCTGGGCAACCAATAGTCACATGTGGAAAAGGTGGCTTACGGTACACGAAGTCGAAGATATTGAAGCCTGGGCCAGTATACGGCAAAAGCCTCACGGTTGGATGTTCTGGGCTATAATATGCGGGGCGGTGAAGGCTGGGTCTTTTGTGTGGGAAAAGGAATATGGAGGTATCAACAGTGAGAAGTACCAGAGGTATATTGTCCCAATTGACTACCAATTTATTATGGAGAAAAGGGAGCAAGGTACTCCTGTAGTCTTCCAGCACGATAATGCCTCCTCCCACGTATCGAATGCCACACGGGCTTACATGACTGGCCTGGGAATTGAACAGTTGACCTGGCCGGCAAATAGCCCTGATTTGAACCCTATTGAAAATGTGTGGTTTTGGATGAAAAATTGGATTGAATTGAATTACGATGTGGAAGCCCTGAGCAAAACGGCTCTCCGGAGGGCTATTCTGGCCGCGTGGGAAGCAGTGCCCAGGGACTGGCTTCTTCAATTAGCCCACAGTATGCCTGGGAGGTTGCAAAAAATCATTGATGCGGAGGGCAAGCTCATACCATATTAG
- a CDS encoding hypothetical protein (EggNog:ENOG503NUVP; CAZy:GH18; COG:G), producing MGQTCTTVQVETGERSQLTGYNPAPEFCSNFQVGQHLCCSELDQHVCCSKGDLPDFSPQPNPDGSCHTYTVQANDNCWDIAAAYYITQQQINDFNQNTWGWAGCANLMLDAKICLSTGSPPMPAPFANAICGPQVPGTLKPANMNDLATLNPCPLNACCNVWGQCGIDENFCIPSPVPGGGPGTATPGSNGCIASCGMDIVGDTTPPAEFKRIAYWEAWNANRPCLHMPANRIDTNYYTHVHFAFGDITPGFQVDVSNLQGPYNDFKALTGVKRIISFGGWSFSTSHDTYAIFRSGVTPAQRYAFAQDVVNFIINEGLDGVDFDWEYPSAPDLPDIPPANPTDGQDYLSFLQTVRSLLPSHLSISIAAPSSFWYLKGFPIDEIADVVDYIVYMTYDLHGQWDYNSPWSSPGCPTGNCLRHHTNKTETLTSLAMITKAGVPSSKIIIGMALYGRTVKMSIPGCWGPDCYFTGPASGAEPGRCTAEAGYLSNWEIEEIIKSDPSAFRYSDEHGDILVYGEGQWVSWMSRGSYEARVGWVRGFNMGGTSDWAVDLGEDWGEGAFEPGDPSWLTTLTSEPGDPSWLTTLTSEPGDPSWLTTLTSEPEKRYRNTTRERTVLSDSIEQDGIEIMPCSRYWRAKPQGRCIMKEGSNRCSNCVRAGKPCNGPNVADSLIKNLSEQKKIDDEIAAKENLLAETLSALTRLRKQRASMRDWGSELFRRGMESLDEADGVSSPTDPSQEQCLVGRAQSMGTFGVVDWEAVEVAPSDPGMAPNSPAGLNWPPDLSLDPGTAGPSFLAAPDAADGAPPTSQGA from the exons ATGGGCCAAACCTGTACCACCGTTCAGGTTGAGACTGGAGAGA GGTCACAACTCACCGGTTACAATCCCGCCCCCGAATTCTGCTCGAATTTCCAAGTCGGACAGCACTTATGCTGCTCAGAGCTCGATCAGCATGTCTGCTGCTCCAAGGGAGACTTGCCCGACTTCTCCCCGCAGCCCAACCCGGACGGTTCATGCCATACCTACACTGTTCAGGCCAACGACAATTGTTGGGATATTGCAGCGGCTTACTACATTACACAGCAGCAAATCAATGACTTCAACCAGAACACATGGGGCTGGGCGGGTTGTGCCAACCTCATGCTGGATGCCAAGATCT GCCTTTCAACAGGTTCACCGCCCATGCCAGCCCCATTTGCCAACGCCATTTGCGGACCCCAGGTTCCCGGGACCCTCAAGCCCGCCAACATGAACGACCTTGCGACCCTCAACCCATGTCCCCTCAACGCTTGCTGCAACGTCTGGGGACAATGTGGTATCGACGAAAACTTCTGCATCCCAAGTCCAGTCCCTGGAGGTGGACCCGGCACGGCCACACCAGGATCAAACGGTTGTATCGCCAGTTGCGGTATGGACATCGTCGGAGACACTACTCCTCCTGCAGAGTTTAAGCGGATTGCTTACTGGGAGGCATGGAATGCAAACCGTCCTTGTCTTCACATGCCT GCGAACAGAATCGACACCAACTACTACACCCACGTCCACTTCGCCTTTGGTGATATCACCCCCGGCTTCCAAGTCGACGTCAGCAATCTCCAGGGACCTTACAACGATTTCAAGGCCCTGACGGGTGTGAAACGTATCATAAGTTTTGGCGGTTGGAGCTTCTCAACATCACACGACACCTATGCCATCTTCCGATCTGGTGTCACTCCAGCTCAACGATACGCTTTTGCTCAGGATGTCGTCAAT TTCATCATCAACGAAGGCCTCGACGGCGTCGACTTCGACTGGGAATATCCCTCCGCCCCAGACCTCCCCGACATCCCCCCGGCCAACCCCACCGACGGCCAGGACtacctctccttcctccaaaCTGTCCGCTCTTTGCTGCCAAGCCacctcagcatcagcatcgcAGCCCCTTCCTCGTTTTGGTATCTGAAAGGCTTTCCCATAGATGAGATCGCCGATGTGGTTGACTACAT AGTATACATGACCTACGACCTCCACGGCCAATGGGACTACAACAGCCCCTGGTCCTCCCCGGGTTGTCCCACCGGCAACTGCCTCAGGCACCACACCAACAAGACCGaaaccctcacctccctcgccatgaTCACCAAGGCGGGCGTCCCCTCGTCCAAAATCATCATCGGCATGGCGTTGTACGGACGCACGGTGAAGATGAGCATACCGGGGTGTTGGGGACCGGATTGTTATTTTACCGGTCCGGCATCGGGGGCTGAGCCGGGGAGGTGTACAGCTGAAGCTGGGTATCTGTCCAACtgggagattgaggagatcATCAAGAGTGATCCGAGTGCTTTTCGGTATAGTGATGAGCATGGGGATATTTTGGTGTATGGGGAGGGTCAGTGGGTGAGTTGGATGTCGAGGGGGAGTTATGAGGCTAgggtggggtgggtgagggggttcAATATGGGGGGGACAAGTGATTGGGCGGTGGATTTGGGTGaggattggggggagggggcttt CGAGCCTGGTGATCCGTCCTGGCTCACCACGCTCACCAGCGAGCCTGGTGATCCGTCCTGGCTCACCACGCTCACCAGCGAGCCTGGTGATCCGTCCTGGCTCACCACGCTCACCAGTGAGCCAG AGAAACGTTACCGCAATACTACTCGCGAACGAACAGTTCTTTCTGATTCGATTGAACAGGACGGTATCGAAATCATGCCTTGCTCCCGCTACTGGCGCGCGAAGCCCCAAGGGCGCTGTATCATGAAAGAGGGGTCGAACCGCTGCTCGAACTGCGTTCGAGCAGGCAAGCCGTGTAACGGTCCTAACGTGGCCGACTCCC TAATAAAGAACTTGTCGGAACAGAAGAAGATTGATGACGAGATAGCCGCAAAAGAGAACTTGCTGGCCGAGACGTTAAGTGCCTTGACTCGCCTGCGTAAGCAGCGTGCGTCGATGCGTGACTGGGGTTCCGAGCTCTTCCGTCGAGGCATGGAGTCTCTGGACGAGGCCGATGGCGTATCGTCTCCTACAGACCCTTCCCAAGAGCAGTGTCTTGTTGGTCGGGCTCAGTCAATGGGTACCTTTGGAGTGGTGGATTgggaggcggttgaggtCGCTCCCTCAGATCCTGGCATGGCCCCTAACTCCCCCGCTGGCCTTAACTGGCCGCCTGACCTTTCCTTGGATCCGGGCAcggccggtccttccttcctcgccgcgCCAGATGCCGCCGATGGCGCGCCTCCCACTTCCCAAGGTGCCTGA